One Epinephelus fuscoguttatus linkage group LG10, E.fuscoguttatus.final_Chr_v1 genomic window carries:
- the LOC125896244 gene encoding collagen alpha-2(IX) chain-like, which produces MGMPGPQGYRGSPGIQGNIGPWGEVGPRGLPGNQGPQGPVGPLGVPGYPGKDGPQGPPGSAGVKGDKGSRGTVGQEGVAGLDGEEGPPGLKGPEGQAGQKGIFGEKGSTGPPGQKGPKGAEGNRGNKGPQGAKGPPGKQGYRGSPGDRGKQGVTGLKGEPGTKGPSGMSGPFGPGGDTGAAGAKGQKGLRGHTVSNT; this is translated from the exons ATGGGCATGCCTGGACCACAGGGATACAGAGGATCTCCT GGTATCCAGGGTAACATTGGACCATGGGGTGAGGTTGGGCCCCGTGGCCTTCCAGGTAACCAGGGGCCACAAGGTCCAGTTGGCCCACTTGGAGTTCCAGGTTACCCA GGTAAAGATGGACCTCAAGGACCACCCGGATCAGCTGGTGTCAAAGGAGATAAG GGATCCAGAGGAACTGTTGGGCAGGAGGGAGTTGCTGGTCTCGATGGTGAGGAG GGTCCACCTGGACTGAAGGGACCTGAGGGGCAAGCTGGACAGAAAGGCATTTTT GGTGAAAAGGGAAGCACTGGGCCTCCTGGACAGAAAGGGCCAAAAGGAGCTGAGGGCAACAGAGGCAACAAAGGGCCACAGGGTGCAAAGGGCCCACCGGGGAAACAG GGATACAGGGGTTCACcaggagacagaggaaaacaagGAGTTACAGGGCTCAAG GGTGAGCCAGGCACCAAAGGTCCATCAGGCATGTCTGGACCGTTCGGACCAGGGGGCGACACTGGGGCAGCAGGGGCGAAAGGCCAGAAGGGGCTGCGGGGACACACTGTTAGTAACACATGA